The following proteins are co-located in the Acidimicrobiia bacterium genome:
- a CDS encoding CGNR zinc finger domain-containing protein, whose product MDFSHYSNEPVAMAVDLVNTFDAFSGVEHLVTTADLETFVAGYEQEWGPFDWRIREADLHEVRALRSRLRDVFTADTAEAAVDTVNQILSYSEAVPRVSLHSDDPHLHFEPSGADIATWLGTVTAMGLAVTIVDGGMERLGVCDAGRCDDVYVDVSRNRSRRHCSDTCTTRENVAAHRRRQKLET is encoded by the coding sequence CACGTTCGACGCCTTCTCCGGGGTCGAGCACCTGGTCACGACCGCCGACCTCGAGACTTTCGTCGCCGGGTACGAGCAGGAGTGGGGTCCGTTCGATTGGAGGATCCGCGAGGCCGACCTTCACGAGGTTCGTGCCTTGCGCTCCCGGTTGCGGGATGTGTTCACGGCGGACACTGCCGAGGCTGCCGTCGACACCGTCAACCAGATCCTCAGCTACTCGGAGGCGGTGCCGAGGGTGAGCCTGCACAGCGACGACCCTCATCTCCACTTCGAGCCGTCGGGCGCAGACATCGCCACATGGCTGGGGACCGTGACGGCGATGGGCCTGGCGGTCACCATCGTCGACGGTGGCATGGAGCGCCTCGGTGTTTGTGACGCGGGTCGCTGTGACGACGTCTACGTCGACGTCTCTCGCAATCGCTCGCGCCGCCACTGCTCGGACACCTGCACGACCCGCGAGAACGTGGCGGCCCACCGCCGACGCCAGAAGCTGGAAACCTGA